A genomic window from Passer domesticus isolate bPasDom1 chromosome Z, bPasDom1.hap1, whole genome shotgun sequence includes:
- the TMEM38B gene encoding trimeric intracellular cation channel type B isoform X2, which translates to MELWQVPLSFSRLRMFPFFDLAHYVASVVALKEQRGVVEVSVRSPLACWFSAMLYCFGGSVLSSLMLGEPPVAFLAKTINILLASSVWYLVFYCPEDIFCRCFSFLPLRLLVAGMKEVTRTWKITDGIAHADTVYKDACLVMVAVGWARGAGGGLISNFEQLVRGVWKPETNELLQMSYPVKVTLIGAVLFTLQRRQYLPIAKHNLVFFYTIFLVVFKVKMMLTRCATSPLAPIEAAVGQMFFGSRKTPSKVKGESATSSNGSSVCDQPSEQHHDSAKKKQAKKTE; encoded by the exons ATGGAGCTGTGGCAGGTGCCGCTGAGCTTCTCCCGCCTCCGCATGTTCCCTTTCTTCGACCTGGCGCATTATGTCGCCTCCGTGGTGGCGCTGAAGGAGCAGCGGG gaGTTGTGGAAGTGTCGGTCCGAAGTCCCTTGGCCTGCTGGTTTAGTGCAATGCTTTATTGCTTTGGGGGCTCAGTTTTGTCTTCGTTGATGCTTGGTGAACCTCCAGTAGCATTTCTGGCAAAGACCATAAATATTCTACTGGCATCCTCAGTCTG GTACCTAGTGTTTTACTGCCCAGAAGACATATTCTGCcgctgcttttcctttctgcctcTTCGTCTTCTGGTGGCAGGAATGAAAGAAGTGACAAGGACTTGGAAGATCACAGATGGCATTGCACATGCAGACACTGTCTACAAAGATGCCTGCCTTGTCATGGTGGCTGTGGGCTGGGCCAGAG GTGCTGGTGGTGGCTTAATTTCCAACTTTGAGCAGCTGGTGAGAGGAGTGTGGAAACCTGAAACCAATGAGCTCCTGCAGATGTCCTA CCCTGTGAAGGTAACTTTGATAGGAGCAGTTCTTTTCACCCTGCAACGCAGACAGTACTTGCCAATAGCAAAACACAACCTTGTGTTTTTTTACACCATCTTTCTTGTTGTCTTCAAG GTAAAAATGATGTTGACAAGATGTGCAACTTCTCCACTTgctcccattgaggctgcagtgggcCAGATGTTTTTTGGCTCACGAAAGACACCTTCCAAAGTgaagggtgaaagtgccacatCTTCCAACGGCTCTTCAGTCTGTGACCAGCCTTCTGAGCAGCACCATGACAGTGCTaagaaaaaacaagcaaagaaaacagaataa
- the TMEM38B gene encoding trimeric intracellular cation channel type B isoform X1, whose amino-acid sequence MELWQVPLSFSRLRMFPFFDLAHYVASVVALKEQRGERGEAGRGGHPTETPVPIPVLPGVVEVSVRSPLACWFSAMLYCFGGSVLSSLMLGEPPVAFLAKTINILLASSVWYLVFYCPEDIFCRCFSFLPLRLLVAGMKEVTRTWKITDGIAHADTVYKDACLVMVAVGWARGAGGGLISNFEQLVRGVWKPETNELLQMSYPVKVTLIGAVLFTLQRRQYLPIAKHNLVFFYTIFLVVFKVKMMLTRCATSPLAPIEAAVGQMFFGSRKTPSKVKGESATSSNGSSVCDQPSEQHHDSAKKKQAKKTE is encoded by the exons ATGGAGCTGTGGCAGGTGCCGCTGAGCTTCTCCCGCCTCCGCATGTTCCCTTTCTTCGACCTGGCGCATTATGTCGCCTCCGTGGTGGCGCTGAAGGAGCAGCGGGGTGAGCGGGGCGAGGCGGGACGGGGCGGACACCCCACGGAGACCCCCGTGCCGATCCCGGTGCTCCCCG gaGTTGTGGAAGTGTCGGTCCGAAGTCCCTTGGCCTGCTGGTTTAGTGCAATGCTTTATTGCTTTGGGGGCTCAGTTTTGTCTTCGTTGATGCTTGGTGAACCTCCAGTAGCATTTCTGGCAAAGACCATAAATATTCTACTGGCATCCTCAGTCTG GTACCTAGTGTTTTACTGCCCAGAAGACATATTCTGCcgctgcttttcctttctgcctcTTCGTCTTCTGGTGGCAGGAATGAAAGAAGTGACAAGGACTTGGAAGATCACAGATGGCATTGCACATGCAGACACTGTCTACAAAGATGCCTGCCTTGTCATGGTGGCTGTGGGCTGGGCCAGAG GTGCTGGTGGTGGCTTAATTTCCAACTTTGAGCAGCTGGTGAGAGGAGTGTGGAAACCTGAAACCAATGAGCTCCTGCAGATGTCCTA CCCTGTGAAGGTAACTTTGATAGGAGCAGTTCTTTTCACCCTGCAACGCAGACAGTACTTGCCAATAGCAAAACACAACCTTGTGTTTTTTTACACCATCTTTCTTGTTGTCTTCAAG GTAAAAATGATGTTGACAAGATGTGCAACTTCTCCACTTgctcccattgaggctgcagtgggcCAGATGTTTTTTGGCTCACGAAAGACACCTTCCAAAGTgaagggtgaaagtgccacatCTTCCAACGGCTCTTCAGTCTGTGACCAGCCTTCTGAGCAGCACCATGACAGTGCTaagaaaaaacaagcaaagaaaacagaataa
- the TMEM38B gene encoding trimeric intracellular cation channel type B isoform X4 produces the protein MGVVEVSVRSPLACWFSAMLYCFGGSVLSSLMLGEPPVAFLAKTINILLASSVWYLVFYCPEDIFCRCFSFLPLRLLVAGMKEVTRTWKITDGIAHADTVYKDACLVMVAVGWARGAGGGLISNFEQLVRGVWKPETNELLQMSYPVKVTLIGAVLFTLQRRQYLPIAKHNLVFFYTIFLVVFKVKMMLTRCATSPLAPIEAAVGQMFFGSRKTPSKVKGESATSSNGSSVCDQPSEQHHDSAKKKQAKKTE, from the exons ATGG gaGTTGTGGAAGTGTCGGTCCGAAGTCCCTTGGCCTGCTGGTTTAGTGCAATGCTTTATTGCTTTGGGGGCTCAGTTTTGTCTTCGTTGATGCTTGGTGAACCTCCAGTAGCATTTCTGGCAAAGACCATAAATATTCTACTGGCATCCTCAGTCTG GTACCTAGTGTTTTACTGCCCAGAAGACATATTCTGCcgctgcttttcctttctgcctcTTCGTCTTCTGGTGGCAGGAATGAAAGAAGTGACAAGGACTTGGAAGATCACAGATGGCATTGCACATGCAGACACTGTCTACAAAGATGCCTGCCTTGTCATGGTGGCTGTGGGCTGGGCCAGAG GTGCTGGTGGTGGCTTAATTTCCAACTTTGAGCAGCTGGTGAGAGGAGTGTGGAAACCTGAAACCAATGAGCTCCTGCAGATGTCCTA CCCTGTGAAGGTAACTTTGATAGGAGCAGTTCTTTTCACCCTGCAACGCAGACAGTACTTGCCAATAGCAAAACACAACCTTGTGTTTTTTTACACCATCTTTCTTGTTGTCTTCAAG GTAAAAATGATGTTGACAAGATGTGCAACTTCTCCACTTgctcccattgaggctgcagtgggcCAGATGTTTTTTGGCTCACGAAAGACACCTTCCAAAGTgaagggtgaaagtgccacatCTTCCAACGGCTCTTCAGTCTGTGACCAGCCTTCTGAGCAGCACCATGACAGTGCTaagaaaaaacaagcaaagaaaacagaataa
- the TMEM38B gene encoding trimeric intracellular cation channel type B isoform X3, which translates to MQKGVVEVSVRSPLACWFSAMLYCFGGSVLSSLMLGEPPVAFLAKTINILLASSVWYLVFYCPEDIFCRCFSFLPLRLLVAGMKEVTRTWKITDGIAHADTVYKDACLVMVAVGWARGAGGGLISNFEQLVRGVWKPETNELLQMSYPVKVTLIGAVLFTLQRRQYLPIAKHNLVFFYTIFLVVFKVKMMLTRCATSPLAPIEAAVGQMFFGSRKTPSKVKGESATSSNGSSVCDQPSEQHHDSAKKKQAKKTE; encoded by the exons gaGTTGTGGAAGTGTCGGTCCGAAGTCCCTTGGCCTGCTGGTTTAGTGCAATGCTTTATTGCTTTGGGGGCTCAGTTTTGTCTTCGTTGATGCTTGGTGAACCTCCAGTAGCATTTCTGGCAAAGACCATAAATATTCTACTGGCATCCTCAGTCTG GTACCTAGTGTTTTACTGCCCAGAAGACATATTCTGCcgctgcttttcctttctgcctcTTCGTCTTCTGGTGGCAGGAATGAAAGAAGTGACAAGGACTTGGAAGATCACAGATGGCATTGCACATGCAGACACTGTCTACAAAGATGCCTGCCTTGTCATGGTGGCTGTGGGCTGGGCCAGAG GTGCTGGTGGTGGCTTAATTTCCAACTTTGAGCAGCTGGTGAGAGGAGTGTGGAAACCTGAAACCAATGAGCTCCTGCAGATGTCCTA CCCTGTGAAGGTAACTTTGATAGGAGCAGTTCTTTTCACCCTGCAACGCAGACAGTACTTGCCAATAGCAAAACACAACCTTGTGTTTTTTTACACCATCTTTCTTGTTGTCTTCAAG GTAAAAATGATGTTGACAAGATGTGCAACTTCTCCACTTgctcccattgaggctgcagtgggcCAGATGTTTTTTGGCTCACGAAAGACACCTTCCAAAGTgaagggtgaaagtgccacatCTTCCAACGGCTCTTCAGTCTGTGACCAGCCTTCTGAGCAGCACCATGACAGTGCTaagaaaaaacaagcaaagaaaacagaataa